AATTGAATTCTCCTCTCCCCCATGGGGTTTATGGGGGAGAGGTTGGGAGAGGGGGGCGGCCTCGGCATGCGCCAAACCCGGCCTCACCCCGCCGCCTACCCGTCCTTCGACCCGATTCCCTTCCACGCTGCCGAATTACCCTGTCGGCTGGTGCCAGCTGCGCCCCTCCTGCGCCAGCAACTCGTCGGCGCAGCGCGGGCCCCACGACTCCGCCGGGTACTCCTCCGGCTCGCCCTCGCGCTCCCATGCTTCCAGGATGGGCGTCACCAGGGTCCACGCGGCCTCCACCTCGTCGCGCCGGGCGAACAGCGTGGCGTCGCCCAGCATGGCATCCAGCAGCAGCCGCTGGTACGCCTCGGGAGATTCCACCCCGAACGCGCGGTTGTAGTCGAAGTCCATCGACACCGCCCGCAATGGCCCTCGGATCCCCGGCTCCTTGGCCTCGAAGAACAGCGACATCCCCTCGTCGGGCTGAATGTGCAGCACCAGTGCATTGGGCGCGGGCGAATCGCAGTGCACCAAGTCGCGGATGGGGTGTGGCGCGGGGCGAAAGCGGATCACCACCTCGCTCTGCTTCCCCGCCAGCTTCTTCCCCGTCCGCAGGTAGAAAGGCACGCCCTCCCACCGCCAGTTGTCCACCGTCAGCCGCACGGCCGCGTACGTCTCGGTGCGCGACCCCTCGGGCACGTTCGCCTCGTCCAGGTAGCCGCGATCGTCCTCGCCGCCCTTTCCCGACGCGCCGTATCGGCCACGCACCGCCCACCGCCCGATGTCGTCGCCCTGCAGCAGGGGGATGGACTGCAGCACCTTCACCTTTTCGTTGCGGATGGAATCGGCGTCGTACGAGGCCGGCGGCTCCATCGCCACGAGGGTCAGGATCTGCAGGAGGTGGCTCTGGATCATGTCGCGCAGGGCGCCGCTGCGGTCGTAGTAGCCCGCGCGGCCCTCCACCCCCACGCTCTCGGCCACGGTGATCTGCACGTGGTCGACGTAGTTGCGGCTCCACAGCGGCTCCCAGATGGTGTTCGCGAACCGGAACACCAGCAGGTTCTGCAGCGTTTCCTTGCCCAGGTAGTGGTCGATGCGGAAGATCTGCCGCTCGCGGAACACCTCCAGCAGGCTGGCGTTCAGCCCCTGGGCGCTCTCCAGGTCGCGCCCGAAGGGCTTTTCGACGATGATCCGCGTCCACGCCGGGTCCTTCGCGCCGGTCACCAGCCCGGCGCGTCCCAGTCCCTGCGCTGTCTGGGCGATGACGGAGGGCGGGAGCGCCAGGTAGAACATGCGGTTCCCCTGCGTGCCGCAGTCGCGCTCCACCTCTTCCAGCACCTGCTTCAGCCGATTGAAGGTCCCGGGATCGTCTGTAGACCCGTGCACGTAGCGGATGCGGCGCGAGAACCCGGCCCAGTCGTCGGCGTCGGGCTCCTCGTCGAACTCCGCCAGCGCGCCCCGCATCCGCTCGCGGAAGTCGTCCTCGCCGATCTCCTCGCGCGAGTTGCCGACGATGGCGAAGCCTTCCGGCAGCAGCCCGTCGGCGCGCAGGGCCCAGAGCGCGGGCATCAGCTTGCGGCGCGTCAGATCACCCGTGCCGCCGAAGATCACCAGCGCCAGCGGGTCGGGCGTGCGCACCCGGGCGCCGGCCTCGGTCATGGGCGTGCGCAGCGGCGTTTCGCCCGCGGGCGGCGCCGCGGGAACGTCGCCCAGGTCCGGCCGGCCGTCGTCCGTGGCCTCGTCGCTCACGCCCCCGCCCCGTCCGTCGTCTTGATGGAGTGGCCGCCGAACTGGTTGCGCAGCGCGGCCACCACCTGCGCCGAGTACGACTGCTCCTGGCGCGAGCGGAAGCGCGCCAGCAGCGACAGAGTGATGACCGGCGCGGGCACGTCCAGCGCCATCGCGGTCTCCACGGTCCACCGCCCCTCGCCCGAATCCGCGACCCAGTCCTTGATGCGCTCCAGCGCCGGCCCCTCTTCGGCGTACGCCCGCTCCAGCAGCTCCAGCAGCCACGAGCGGACCACGCTGCCGTGGTTCCACAGCGAGGCGACCCCCTCCAGGTCGTACTCGAAGCCGGACTTGTGGAGGATCTCAAAGCCCTCGGCGTACGCCTGCAGCAGGCCGTACTCGATGCCGTTGTGCACCATCTTGGCGAAGTGGCCAGACCCGCTGGGGCCCACGTGCGCGTAGCCGCCCTCCGGGGCGAGGGTGCGGAACACGGGCTCGCACACCGCGGCGGCCTCGGGCGCGCCCCCCACCATCAGGCAGTAGCCGTTCTCCAGCCCCCAGATGCCACCGCTGGTGCCGGCGTCCATCAGCCGCAGCCCGCGCGTTTCCAGTTCGGCCGCGCGCCGCTTGCTGTCGTTGTAGTTGCTGTTGCCGCCGTCGATCAGCACGTCGCCGGGGCCGCAGATGTCGGCCAGGTCGCTCAGCACCTGCTCCGTCGGCGGGCCGGCGGGCACCATCACCCACACGGCCCGCGGCGGCTCCAGCGCGGCCACCAGTTCCTGCAGCGACGCCGCCGCCTTTGCACCCGACGCCTCGGCCACGGCGCGCGTGACCTCGGGGTCGCGGTCGAACACCACGAGTTCGTGCCCGCCGCGCGTCAGCCGCTGCGCCATGTTGCCGCCCATCTTTCCGAGCCCCACCATCCCCAGCCGCATCCGCCCTCCCGCTGTCCCGGTGTCGTGGATCGATCTTCGTCGCGCCCCTCCGCTGCAAGTCCCGGCCCGGCAGACCGCGTGCGACGTTGCCGGCCGGCATCCGCGCGATGTACGTTCCGATGGAACCGCCGTGCCGACAGGGGCATGCGCCCGGCCGAGAGGCGATCGCGATCCGGTGCCTGAACGGGAGCGTTTCGTTGAACTCCGAGTTGAAGTGTCCGCGCTGCGGCACCGAGAACGTGCGCGACCTGGACCTGGTGCGCGCGGAAGGCAGCTCTCACATCCACATCGAGAGCGAGAGCACACCCACGGGGCTCGCCATCTTCAGCGGCGCCCCGTTATGGGCCCGCAACCGGCGGATCTCCTCGCACGGGACCATCCAGTCGGAGCTCGCCCGGTCGCTCGGCCCGCCGGCCCCGCCCCGGTGGGGGATGATCGCGTTCGCGGTCTTTCTGCTGTACATGCTGAGCATCTTCCTGAACCACGTCGCCCCACACCTGGTGGGCGCGCGGATGCTGGACATCGCCCGGCCGCTGACGGGGCTGGTGGTGCTTGGCGCGGCGTGGCTGCTGGCCCGCC
This Longimicrobium sp. DNA region includes the following protein-coding sequences:
- the gnd gene encoding phosphogluconate dehydrogenase (NAD(+)-dependent, decarboxylating) produces the protein MRLGMVGLGKMGGNMAQRLTRGGHELVVFDRDPEVTRAVAEASGAKAAASLQELVAALEPPRAVWVMVPAGPPTEQVLSDLADICGPGDVLIDGGNSNYNDSKRRAAELETRGLRLMDAGTSGGIWGLENGYCLMVGGAPEAAAVCEPVFRTLAPEGGYAHVGPSGSGHFAKMVHNGIEYGLLQAYAEGFEILHKSGFEYDLEGVASLWNHGSVVRSWLLELLERAYAEEGPALERIKDWVADSGEGRWTVETAMALDVPAPVITLSLLARFRSRQEQSYSAQVVAALRNQFGGHSIKTTDGAGA
- the zwf gene encoding glucose-6-phosphate dehydrogenase, which produces MSDEATDDGRPDLGDVPAAPPAGETPLRTPMTEAGARVRTPDPLALVIFGGTGDLTRRKLMPALWALRADGLLPEGFAIVGNSREEIGEDDFRERMRGALAEFDEEPDADDWAGFSRRIRYVHGSTDDPGTFNRLKQVLEEVERDCGTQGNRMFYLALPPSVIAQTAQGLGRAGLVTGAKDPAWTRIIVEKPFGRDLESAQGLNASLLEVFRERQIFRIDHYLGKETLQNLLVFRFANTIWEPLWSRNYVDHVQITVAESVGVEGRAGYYDRSGALRDMIQSHLLQILTLVAMEPPASYDADSIRNEKVKVLQSIPLLQGDDIGRWAVRGRYGASGKGGEDDRGYLDEANVPEGSRTETYAAVRLTVDNWRWEGVPFYLRTGKKLAGKQSEVVIRFRPAPHPIRDLVHCDSPAPNALVLHIQPDEGMSLFFEAKEPGIRGPLRAVSMDFDYNRAFGVESPEAYQRLLLDAMLGDATLFARRDEVEAAWTLVTPILEAWEREGEPEEYPAESWGPRCADELLAQEGRSWHQPTG